The Helicoverpa armigera isolate CAAS_96S chromosome 18, ASM3070526v1, whole genome shotgun sequence genome segment tgtgtggactaagcatttattgtcaaattaaacgaaaaacaagcagatgtaaaaattcaagagcgagtcgaaaaatttagtaccctgcctgcctgataggttagatcttcttttagtagacaagaagttattgggaggtaggctagaagtatagatagatatctatctatcttgttgtatttgttatggtggtggtggtggtatctatacacactatgtacaccataacaaattacaattaaaacttaataactaaaggGGTGTAACAATgggtggtcttatcgctaaaagcgatcttttacagacaacctttaatgtatagtgactcttctcaagaaaattgtattatggggtggcataaataggaactgacaatgtaaaggcggcaaaaaatgcctttgcctcTACTGTCAACGCTATCAGCTTCTACTTGGCTTGATGCTGCAGCTAGGCGGCGGTGCCGGCCCCTAGAGTAGCGCCACCCAGGGCCATGGCCCCTCGGCACCCCATGCTAtgctactgtgattttatttacttcaactgtggtgttcctgttctagtactgctagacctcagctattatttctagtgttagattaatattcaaggatggtatcacagtacattactaaaattttatacatatgatgatgatatctattacggtattttaatgagagtgagttgttcatgtataaaaacttcttgatttcaggcccattgcaccgatttcctaaacctgaatacccacatttggaaaagtttaactcgtggaaaaaagtactagataaagctttacaagagaaaggcgacatctacatttataaccaaattcgattttgcgacagacattttgaagagtgttaccgttcagccagtcaccgacttactccaaatgcaataccaactctaggtacctactatttagatgtcttatgttatttaaatcttaatagaaacaaaaccacatttctttgccttcgctgtaataacaaaattgttcctcaaatattaaataaaattttctactgaataatctaatcctaattagaagaaaataaaatgaatattatataccaaaaataattgatgcaacatgctatcttctaagaattaaatgaatattgttctatattctacataattatacagtaactataaataatttcatccttttgcagatttatctacattaccagttggtcaaactcttgaaggtccatcgggacatgtcgaggcagacatgtcgaatttattaaacatttcgcaagataaacttgctgtcattgagccatccagctctacccactatcatagtgatgtacagaatgcattacagacagctgaacgccctaaaggtaaatatttttattgacaattgacctttgacttgtaacattaggtttttctttccatcatcaggattccaatttgtttccactgtagggtcataaaacttcttgcagagagagtgggcatttaagcgtacatagggaaataaggacagagaaagcgactttgttttatactatgtagtgaagcctatgtgttattacattttttataagctatattactgtaaagtttcatctaaatccgtttagtagttttcgcgggaaagaggaacaaacatcctcacaacatttataatattagtactagtataggattatttcatactaactgcgtcccgcggtttcacccgcgtataccggaataaaaaatagcctatgtctaattccagggtataagctatctacataccaaatttcatccaaagccgttcagtagttttttcgtgaaagagtaacaaacatcatccaaacttacaaactttcgcgtttataattttaggtaggattatttccgcacttgcaggaatcaataaatgtaagacaataacaaatctccgaacttgtaaacctgaattaaatggattaataataataacttgatataatcctacaacttatgtgtcataataattattcatccaaatagctagttctaaccatccataccattttttttcgttggtagaaaaggcccaaaaatgtatggagtctgaatgatcttctttatatccatttttgtttacccataaaatccccataaaaaatatttatcaagcttgtatctgctgttgtaggaagtctccacttttgtatctgttcctcgaagcctacctattccaatctctggtcataatataataacagaacaatattatgtaacatatttttatcacaattctattaaaactttgtgtaacactatttctttgatctgaggtgtaacataatttaaattacaggttctaggaaaagagggacttgtcaatatttaaaacgagtcgtcacctccaaagagaaggagataataaagttaaaacagaaagtattgaagctgaaaaagaaatataaggaacaaaataacaagaaactctctgcaaggaaaatttccacatcaaaatcattttgaaagagttaaataaaatgcctgcaacaataaaaatatttacttccctccaaatgaaatggaaaaagaaaccacgaggcaggcgatttacatttaacgaaaaatcatggcattgaccatttacaaacagagtcagaaagcttacaacctcatgcgaaaatgtttgtcttgccatcaaagcgcagcctacaaaaatgttgagtaaatttgaactgaaaccaggcttcaatcctgatatatttaaaatttaaaagctacagtagcaaaattgccggcagaaaaaagttggtcaatttactgtttgatgaggtatcattggctccgggtgtttttacaaccctgccctaaaacagataactggttttgaagattttgggcacagacaaacaaaaactcgcagatcatgccttggtctttatgatcaagggtataaaagcaaagtgaaacaacctttatgcttttcattttgccaaggtgccacgaaaaggacgatttaaagaagctgatcaaaacaataataaaagaaatctccaatactggattgatagttattgccactatatgtgaccaatcagccacaaatatttctgtgataaaagtcttcaagaagacacaaaacgcaaatatttacaagagggtaatgaatataggacccaagccttcgagtttgaagaccaaaaggtcttcccattatttgatcctccacatcttttaaagggaatgagaaataatttactcgccaaacatttgaaatttgtacaagatgggaaaacaaagtatgcaaagtgggaacatttggagatgctgttgaagttagatgttggggatgatgaaattaggcttgttaataaattaacagaaaaccatgttaataaagagaaaattccaaaatgaaagtgaaatatgctgcacaagttttcagccaaagggtatcatcagcattgagattcttagcaagtaagtatgcttttattgttctcattattttctctatatttaaaaaattgctattaatttactaaattagatttttatttttaatttacatgttttaaccatcttcattctccacagacaaattagaaagttcattatttttctttaaaataatattagatgtcctggctacatttataagttcaaaaatatttaaaaacaaacaattgagatgctatttctctcgataaaattcaaaataaaaatacaattcatatctaataatttatctaaaattggctatgtcaatatttaagatgcataagatatattgttggaataacattataaattgaaatgaaataataaattaaaattatcatattgaaataaaaatttgagacattatgaaactacaaaatatagtttaatgttggtttcttactaattatatttacacccacaactatttactgaaccaactgataaagacgcacagtaaatcgttactgccactttaaagtttgtaagtttgtgccttttcgacacagccgtgaggcacaccgtttaatttttaattaaatttttgtattttgttttttattgtgtcccctaatctgggtcgaataaatgtattttctttcttttttctttaatttcggtccacaatagcaaaaaagattgatatgaactgtattctagtacttatttaatatattgtttcagaacacaaccttcttccggcggagtgcgaagaaactgctgattttctactcattatggacaaactatttgattctttcaatggacattcatatacaggtgatccaaaattttcaagggtgtgtaatgaataattctcctcattttagattatggacagaggtagttcctatattggattcaatgacttttaaaactataaaaaaaaaacgggatggtacagaagaagtaagatatgaaaaagtgccatcccttcaaaattggatccacaatattaaaacgtttaaagaaatgtgggagttttaaaaatcaaatataaagttactagccttttaaccagaaatttcaatcaggaccctcttgaaaattttttgtaacattagaagtaatgggatacgaaatgttaatccctcgtgcctacaatttattaatgcgttcaaaactttgttacttaataatttaaattcgccccattctgtaagtgccaactgtgaaaagatgaaaataaatcactgcaatctttcaaagatcttcttgctgaaaaacaaaacaatgaaattgaattggttagtggtgattttcctattgattctttaattaatacaatgaaccaaattaaatggaatgactcgattttgcatgccgaatcaaaaaatatgtagcaggatacattgtaaaaaatcgaaatgtaaagtgttcaaaaatgtggaacatgtactaatgatatattaagaaaggaaattgattttgaatcatttaattatgaaatagattatacgaaaaatccttatttaatgcatgtgatgattttataaaattattaaatgaaatatattatatgattgttgcatgtttacgagattcacctgaaataaaatatctgaaagaaaaatgaaattttacatcaattgccattgtgattttagtataattacttgtatagttcataaaaataaattaattgattttataattaatatgtcaattaatttaatcattcacagttggtgcaccggggttaatagaataattaacggaaaaataacaaatttcgatgtaaatgatgaaattaagttacaagcatttaaatattgtaatacacataaaaaaaggaaataaaatatacttagccgataaatgtactctttatcttttgtttttttattatctcccataatattattgactagactagaagttggaaactgaaaactggaaactggaactggaaattgaaatcactgttttaaattcaatttacagtaaattgaatttaaaacagtgatttcaattttcaaatttaaaaacatatttaagagaactcttgaaaagcgccatctaccctaaccatacatgaagtaaccacgccatcttgtgacgggggcccgttaactttcacgctagtaagttgttttgaacgatgagttgcgtatctatctctatatagtgtattatctatggAATCTGTCATCGGAAtcaccggcgcgcgcgcaccgttGTGCCAGTTAACGGTCGGCGGCCCCACCGGGACCGAACACCGGTTCTTTTGAAAGTGAAGCCGGGATTCACGCATGTTTGTATCGTTTGTTTGAGGCAAGGAAGGTGAGGAATGCCGTGGGATTGGTTTTATAATCACTATTTTGAGGCATCCTGTcagattacattttattacccTGTAGATATTCTTCTAAAATATAGGAGATAAATTGTTTTCATGTTTTGATGTATCTAGGATAAAACTGGGAAATACGCGAGGAAGTTTAGaatgtatgttttatataatatgtttaattgaagaaataaatataggtacacatGCCTAAGAAGATGTTTCGAGTTTTTTGGTCACGTCGCTTGAAAGAGAGTTAACAACCTGGAAAACTGTTGCTTActgtcaaagtaaagtaaataggAGAAGACCCAAACAAAGGTATAAGTCCAATTCATTGGTGAGACCAATTCAGCTGAGAACAATTCTGCGACGCCATCCACACCTCCGAAGATAGTAGAAGATGGCGTAAGAGAGTCCAGGAGAAAGTAATTCATTGAGGTCCCGACCCTCAATATTGGGGACAAACGATACAAAGAGGAGGAGTGCCATGATATCGTGCTATGAAAGGGGACATCGCCCCAAAGAATGGATGTGTGCAATTTGCCAAACGAAAGATAAGCATCAGTTACCGGACATTGCAGATTATACTATCGCAATACCTATTTGCAGAAATCTCTCAGAGATAATTTGACGAAAAAAGATTGGACTTTGATTATAAATTGAATCCTGTTTAGTTTTATCCCAACGAGTGTATTGCCTGTTTCAGCTTCTGAGCTCTCAAAAATAAGCGCAGATCCAAGTggctgtggccgaaatcggccaggaTCGTATGAATTACCTGACTGACAAAGTTCTACGAACAGCCCATGCCACTAGTCCTATCGAGTCGTTCTAGTCTTCTAGACCCGACCTCTGACcatcatttttgaaaaaaaaaaaaattaaaatactttatattaAAAGGAACCTGAATTTGtttattacaaacatcgttGTTATGACATCGACGCTACCTTGAACTTGCAACGCAACAAAAATAGaggtttattttcaaataatctaAATTAGAACTCTGTCTTGGCTCGGCTCGCGTGATGTGACGTCATACGACATAACCACCGgataataattaagataatacCTTATTTACTGGTGATGTAGGATAACATAGactatagataaatatttatgtttagtcTGTAGTTCAGATTGTGGAAAGAATGGAGCTATGAATTTGATTGTGTGTGTAGGAATGCAAAATAATCTTTTGCCGTCTGCCTTTAGTCACGCGATAAAAGATATCAAACAATGCTTTCAGCCAATGactaatcattaaaaaaataattgaaagtaAGAAGTACCTGGACTTTACGCAGTCCTGTGTGAGTAAGTAGAGAATTTCTGGAATTACGGAATACAATTCATTTCTTATTCTGGATTATAGTGTGAGTGTCTACACTATTTCACTTATGCCAGAACCTAAAATCGACTTCTTATTCTGAATGATATCTTTAAAGACCTCAGTTAAAATAATGTAGCATCCTTATGGGTCTCCAAATGACGTGTGTTTGTGTATTCAAAACCAATACAGTCTacataaagtttatttgaattgaaaCGTAAACCACTACAGAATGTTAAGTATTAGTATAGTGTGAAGTCCAAATACGCATATTGATGAGCAAGATATGAAGACAGAAAGAAAAATCGTATGAGTGTGCATAGTTAACATCAAATACAATTTATGTCTACCTGTAAGGCCCCTAATTAATGTTGGTTTTAAGAATAACTGGGTTGGTATGCTGTgtatctacatacctacatatttatacgGATTCCTTGCCCAAAATTGGCTTCAGAaagattaaatataaatatgcatgcacagtcatttatttatgattCGGTGTCTAAGCTCCTTTGTAATGCTTAAAATATAATTCGAGACTACAACTTAAAATTCTTCATAAGTACTCTCTGAAGGTAAAAACAACACCTgtctatgtacctacatcaGATTAGGTACTGAAACGGATATTTCGAACATGATAACATGATGGCCCATTCATTATGTATCAAAACATGACCTTAATTCATTACTTGCTATACACAAAAAGCAGACCGATATTATACCGATCAATATGGCTGTCTAACTACGTTGTAATGGAACCGCAACAAAACATCAAATAAGAGGAAAGAGGTAATATAATAGAAATCATTATTAGTTTCCGAATAGTACCTAATTACATACAAATTCATTGCGAAACGGCAATTGGTATTATTTGGCCAAATTCAGTACTATTTGGGCAATTGTTGCACACTGATTACTGACCTTTCCGGACAAAAGGCCTGTaaagttcatatttttgtaatgaagtTCCTAACTGGTCAATTACCAATAACACGTTGAATCATTACTATTTGGAAAGAGTAAAATTCACATTTCACTGCAATTTCTTTTTTGAAAAACCAAATCTCCCTTGTTACCGGCTTTAGTGCTAGGTTTAAATGAAGTTCTTTTTATGTTTCCATTAGCTGATGTTGATAGCAccaaagctggtacttttttaagaCCAAGTTTTATTATCTAAAAAGGAAAAGGTGTTTTTTATGACTCTTATGTATTTCAATCTTCTATAAtaaagtcagttgacgggagcgaagccgcgggcaaaagctagtactttATATTTCATGATTTAAGAAACAAATTTAAGGTCTGAAAGGTTTTCATTTATCATATCTTTATTTTGACTTAcaaattcctttaaaaaatatgattctgATTTTTTGCATCATGATTTTGTAAAGTAAGTACACTCTACTATCTTCACggtcaaatcaatttatttataagtatcgATTGTTATTGACCGAGGAAATATGAATGTCGTTGGAAATCAGTAATTATAGAGATAGTTATCGaggtaatattttaagtaggtctgtagtatttaatattttaagtaggtcTGTAGTATGATTAAGCGATAGACGCATTTGTGGATGGAGGAAGTGCATAGACCTAGTTGGTAATGTGATAATGGAAAATACTATTTTTCGTCCGGTTTAATACACAATTAAATTAAGAGGAATAAACAGTTATCTCTCAACTAACTTACCCAAACATccaagtttaatttaatgtaacaaaAGTGGATATTTCTTTCTTTGCTGACTTTTTCAATGAAGACTTTAGAACTGATTTAAGCCGTCATCATTATTTCAGACATCATGAAATCATGAATTTTCTCCCATAAATGTCTTCTCCATAAGGAATTAATGATTAATCGGCTATAGGAAggtaatatttttcttgacGTTAAATATAAGTTGTGCATGGAGAGAAACCGCCTGGCAAGGCTATACCAATTGCAAAGCATCCGCATTCGCTCTGACGTACTGACTGGATAAAGGTAAGCATAGTAAATCATTCGGTGCATAGCGGAATTTAGATCGGAGGGTTATTTTAAACCGGGACTAATTTTTTATGGgtttatgaaattgtttatgGTTTATCTGCGTCTCGAAGgacaaaaaactatttgaaaataCGTATGTTGTATTCAAACAATTTTGACCTTATGCTTGATAGTCTCTTCATATCAAACTCGTGAAAAAGAGAATCCTTGAAGTTTTgaaaaatagcttttatttgaaacattttagcGCTTACCTTACTTTTtccagatattattttttaaagcgtATTCAAATAAGTAGGCATACGACttcgaataaaaacttttttacctTCTAAGacaggaaaataaaaaccttACCTTCTTATAAATCTCGAAGCTCGTGAACTGCGTGGCGGCATACGGGAATATCCTGACCATTTGCGCGCCATTGCCTTTGTAGAGTGCTATTAGAGACTCCTTCTTGACTATGGCGGTTAGACCACCGAGTACGCCGTGGTTCTTGTAGTGGGACGACTGGGCTTGGAGGAGGATCTTC includes the following:
- the LOC135118092 gene encoding uncharacterized protein LOC135118092 produces the protein MRPVDRLRGGMPSTSRYKCYFDCDNDGPLHRFPKPEYPHLEKFNSWKKVLDKALQEKGDIYIYNQIRFCDRHFEECYRSASHRLTPNAIPTLDLSTLPVGQTLEGPSGHVEADMSNLLNISQDKLAVIEPSSSTHYHSDVQNALQTAERPKGSRKRGTCQYLKRVVTSKEKEIIKLKQKVLKLKKKYKEQNNKKLSARKISTSKSF